A genomic region of Cyprinus carpio isolate SPL01 chromosome B13, ASM1834038v1, whole genome shotgun sequence contains the following coding sequences:
- the LOC109113807 gene encoding tetratricopeptide repeat protein 7A-like isoform X2, which produces MANLCSENERAKAIFRRLSAVSPLVSAERGHRDAGGMSSRLSFSQYRLEAEVERCRAECQWDKIPSLLEQLAAARLHDDDDYRTLLLAEALLEECLLENMTLLKNSTFLTEQSQPKLARARAHLDSILSRGRLEPHYLNEALLLLAKVHYVQGRYRDAQGMCARAGVDDFTRHEKPVYQLRMLAEAFVIKGLSLDHQSMSGASRVRLSEREEECLSCYLMACDAGLLYLQELDKTVCTPSSKTAKSGSSVPNFDLDPGFFLQAALQSAYLSLLRKGHLAQGTQHLRRVMRAVESRGSQSFRKTVARRLAEVLLGSVCEEAYWGPLSPPPPGWLKREGATHPKDAIYPSSGPPQRYNTEGAFCPQDVVEEAVLVLLITESMASGEAVISRTPEHQEARESSMQDASSVYDLLSIAMARRGQYAMLSECLERAMKFSYNEFHLWYQLGLSLMASGKNEGAVSVLKECVAMKPQDPIPPLLAAKVCINQLHWLEDAVFLSAGVVALGGGAGESLPRAHLAIGLCRSLQASDATLKADRDEFNRRALQSLRKAHALDPGDPQISFYLSLQLALVRQVSEAMEPLQSALNIRGDDLHSLHLLTLLLSAQKHYQHALDTLKLTINQHPDNFNLLFTKVKLEEVLFGPAAALQTCAEMLQLWQSRYDLTRLSEEDDTSSIPPDPGPLSKKPSGLHLTLPDFQETETGSHSAPSLAVSRLEQAMSEVSAISSAHRHGPAYIWTTLERIWLQAGELFMADGRMKEAQFCVQEAGTLFPASHSVLLLKGRVAELRANDTEAKSLYDEALAINPRGHQILLQLGKLLVRTGRVGLGEKMLRDAIQVENTAHEAWSCLGEALQSRGSAQAPDCFLTALELESSCPIRPFTIIPREL; this is translated from the exons ATGGCAAACCTCTGCAGTGAAAATGAGAGAGCCAAAGCTATTTTCCGACGGCTG TCGGCAGTCAGTCCTCTGGTGTCGGCGGAGCGCGGACACAGAGACGCGGGCGGGATGTCGTCGCGGCTCTCCTTCTCTCAGTACCGCTTAGAGGCAGAGGTCGAGCGCTGCCGCGCGGAGTGTCAGTGGGACAAGATACCGTCTTTACTGGAGCAGCTCGCTGCCGCGCGCCTGCATGACGACG ATGATTACAGGACGCTGCTGCTGGCAGAAGCTCTGTTGGAGGAATGTCTGCTGGAGAACATGACCCTGCTGAAGAATTCTACGTTTCTGACTGAACAATCACAGCCCAAACTAGCCCGAGCCAGAGCTCACCTCGACAGCATCCTTAGCAGAGGACGCCTGGAG CCACACTACCTGAATGAAGCTCTGCTCCTGCTGGCTAAAGTGCACTATGTTCAGGGACGCTACAGGGACGCCCAGGGCATGTGTGCCAGAGCAGGTGTGGATGATTTCACCCGCCACGAGAAGCCTGTCTACCAACTACGCATGCTGGCAGAGGCCTTTGTCATCAAAG GTTTGTCTTTGGACCATCAGTCTATGTCAGGTGCTTCCCGTGTTAGACTGTCCGAGAGAGAGGAAGAGTGCCTGTCCTGTTACCTCATGGCCTGTGATGCTGGCCTGCTGTACCTGCAAGAGCTTGAcaag ACTGTTTGCACGCCAAGTTCCAAAACAGCTAAAAGCGGTTCATCAGTCCCAAATTTTGACTTGGACCCAGGCTTCTTCCTGCAGGCAGCTCTTCAGAGTGCATACCTGTCGCTACTGAGAAAAGG TCACTTGGCTCAGGGAACTCAGCATCTGCGGCGGGTCATGAGGGCTGTGGAGAGTCGGGGCTCTCAGAGTTTTCGTAAG ACAGTAGCGCGCAGACTTGCAGAAGTGTTGCTGGGCTCAGTGTGTGAGGAAGCGTACTGGGGTCCACTGTCTCCTCCACCACCCGGCTGGCTGAAGAGAGAAGGAGCCACACACCCCAAAGACGCCATCTACCCCTCGTCCGGACCACCACAGCGCTACAACACTGAGGG AGCTTTCTGTCCACAGGACGTGGTTGAAGAGGCGGTGCTGGTGCTCCTCATCACAGAATCAATG GCCAGTGGCGAGGCGGTGATCAGCCGCACACCGGAGCATCAGGAGGCGAGGGAGAGCAGCATGCAGGACGCCTCCTCTGTCTATGACCTGCTGAGCATCGCCATGGCCAGGAGGGGGCAGTACGCCATGCTGTCAGAG TGTTTGGAGCGGGCCATGAAGTTCTCCTATAATGAGTTTCATCTTTGGTACCAGCTTGGCTTGTCTTTGATGGCAAGTGGGAAG AACGAGGGTGCAGTGTCAGTGCTTAAAGAGTGTGTAGCAATGAAACCACAGGACCCCATCCCACCTCTGCTTGCAGCAAAAGTGTGCATCAACCAGCTGCACTGG ctggaGGATGCAGTGTTCCTCTCAGCAGGTGTGGTTGCTTTAGGAGGGGGTGCAGGAGAGTCCCTTCCTCGAGCTCATCTGGCCATCGGACTGTGCCGTAGTCTGCAGGCCTCTGACG CTACGCTGAAAGCTGATCGTGATGAGTTCAACAGAAGAGCGCTGCAGTCACTACGGAA gGCACATGCACTGGACCCTGGGGACCCTCAGATCTCCTTCTACCTCTCTCTGCAGCTCGCTCTGGTCCGACAG GTGTCAGAAGCGATGGAGCCATTGCAGTCAGCTCTGAATATTCGTGGGGATGATCTCCACTCTCTACATCTGCTGACTCTACTGCTCAGTGCCCAGAAACACTACCAACACGCCCTTGATACGCTTAAACTCACCATTAACCAGCACCCGGACAACTTTAa TCTTCTCTTCACCAAAGTGAAGCTGGAGGAGGTTTTGTTCGGACCCGCTGCAGCGTTACAGACCTGTGCAGAAATGCTGCAGCTGTGGCAGAGCCGCTATGATCTGACCCGCCTCAG TGAGGAGGATGACACTAGCAGCATACCTCCTGATCCCGGGCCGCTGAGCAAGAAACCCAGTGGCCTCCATCTCACGCTCCCAGACTTCCAGGAGACAGAGACCG GGTCTCACAGCGCCCCGTCTCTAGCTGTGTCCCGTCTGGAGCAGGCCATGTCAGAGGTGTCGGCCATCAGCTCCGCCCACAGACACGGCCCCGCCTACATCTGGACAACCCTGGAACGCATCTGGCTGCAAGCAG GAGAGTTGTTCATGGCTGACGGGCGGATGAAGGAAGCTCAGTTCTGTGTGCAGGAGGCAGGAACTCTCTTCCCCGCCTCACACTCAGTGCTGCTGCTCAAGGGCCGCGTGGCCGAGCTCAGGGCCAACGACACGGAGGCCAAGAGCCTGTATGATGAAGCTCTCGCCATCAACCCCAGAGGACACCAGATACTGCTGCAGCTG
- the LOC109113807 gene encoding tetratricopeptide repeat protein 7A-like isoform X1, which produces MSSRLSFSQYRLEAEVERCRAECQWDKIPSLLEQLAAARLHDDDDYRTLLLAEALLEECLLENMTLLKNSTFLTEQSQPKLARARAHLDSILSRGRLEPHYLNEALLLLAKVHYVQGRYRDAQGMCARAGVDDFTRHEKPVYQLRMLAEAFVIKGLSLDHQSMSGASRVRLSEREEECLSCYLMACDAGLLYLQELDKTVCTPSSKTAKSGSSVPNFDLDPGFFLQAALQSAYLSLLRKGHLAQGTQHLRRVMRAVESRGSQSFRKTVARRLAEVLLGSVCEEAYWGPLSPPPPGWLKREGATHPKDAIYPSSGPPQRYNTEGAFCPQDVVEEAVLVLLITESMASGEAVISRTPEHQEARESSMQDASSVYDLLSIAMARRGQYAMLSECLERAMKFSYNEFHLWYQLGLSLMASGKNEGAVSVLKECVAMKPQDPIPPLLAAKVCINQLHWLEDAVFLSAGVVALGGGAGESLPRAHLAIGLCRSLQASDATLKADRDEFNRRALQSLRKAHALDPGDPQISFYLSLQLALVRQVSEAMEPLQSALNIRGDDLHSLHLLTLLLSAQKHYQHALDTLKLTINQHPDNFNLLFTKVKLEEVLFGPAAALQTCAEMLQLWQSRYDLTRLSEEDDTSSIPPDPGPLSKKPSGLHLTLPDFQETETGSHSAPSLAVSRLEQAMSEVSAISSAHRHGPAYIWTTLERIWLQAGELFMADGRMKEAQFCVQEAGTLFPASHSVLLLKGRVAELRANDTEAKSLYDEALAINPRGHQILLQLGKLLVRTGRVGLGEKMLRDAIQVENTAHEAWSCLGEALQSRGSAQAPDCFLTALELESSCPIRPFTIIPREL; this is translated from the exons ATGTCGTCGCGGCTCTCCTTCTCTCAGTACCGCTTAGAGGCAGAGGTCGAGCGCTGCCGCGCGGAGTGTCAGTGGGACAAGATACCGTCTTTACTGGAGCAGCTCGCTGCCGCGCGCCTGCATGACGACG ATGATTACAGGACGCTGCTGCTGGCAGAAGCTCTGTTGGAGGAATGTCTGCTGGAGAACATGACCCTGCTGAAGAATTCTACGTTTCTGACTGAACAATCACAGCCCAAACTAGCCCGAGCCAGAGCTCACCTCGACAGCATCCTTAGCAGAGGACGCCTGGAG CCACACTACCTGAATGAAGCTCTGCTCCTGCTGGCTAAAGTGCACTATGTTCAGGGACGCTACAGGGACGCCCAGGGCATGTGTGCCAGAGCAGGTGTGGATGATTTCACCCGCCACGAGAAGCCTGTCTACCAACTACGCATGCTGGCAGAGGCCTTTGTCATCAAAG GTTTGTCTTTGGACCATCAGTCTATGTCAGGTGCTTCCCGTGTTAGACTGTCCGAGAGAGAGGAAGAGTGCCTGTCCTGTTACCTCATGGCCTGTGATGCTGGCCTGCTGTACCTGCAAGAGCTTGAcaag ACTGTTTGCACGCCAAGTTCCAAAACAGCTAAAAGCGGTTCATCAGTCCCAAATTTTGACTTGGACCCAGGCTTCTTCCTGCAGGCAGCTCTTCAGAGTGCATACCTGTCGCTACTGAGAAAAGG TCACTTGGCTCAGGGAACTCAGCATCTGCGGCGGGTCATGAGGGCTGTGGAGAGTCGGGGCTCTCAGAGTTTTCGTAAG ACAGTAGCGCGCAGACTTGCAGAAGTGTTGCTGGGCTCAGTGTGTGAGGAAGCGTACTGGGGTCCACTGTCTCCTCCACCACCCGGCTGGCTGAAGAGAGAAGGAGCCACACACCCCAAAGACGCCATCTACCCCTCGTCCGGACCACCACAGCGCTACAACACTGAGGG AGCTTTCTGTCCACAGGACGTGGTTGAAGAGGCGGTGCTGGTGCTCCTCATCACAGAATCAATG GCCAGTGGCGAGGCGGTGATCAGCCGCACACCGGAGCATCAGGAGGCGAGGGAGAGCAGCATGCAGGACGCCTCCTCTGTCTATGACCTGCTGAGCATCGCCATGGCCAGGAGGGGGCAGTACGCCATGCTGTCAGAG TGTTTGGAGCGGGCCATGAAGTTCTCCTATAATGAGTTTCATCTTTGGTACCAGCTTGGCTTGTCTTTGATGGCAAGTGGGAAG AACGAGGGTGCAGTGTCAGTGCTTAAAGAGTGTGTAGCAATGAAACCACAGGACCCCATCCCACCTCTGCTTGCAGCAAAAGTGTGCATCAACCAGCTGCACTGG ctggaGGATGCAGTGTTCCTCTCAGCAGGTGTGGTTGCTTTAGGAGGGGGTGCAGGAGAGTCCCTTCCTCGAGCTCATCTGGCCATCGGACTGTGCCGTAGTCTGCAGGCCTCTGACG CTACGCTGAAAGCTGATCGTGATGAGTTCAACAGAAGAGCGCTGCAGTCACTACGGAA gGCACATGCACTGGACCCTGGGGACCCTCAGATCTCCTTCTACCTCTCTCTGCAGCTCGCTCTGGTCCGACAG GTGTCAGAAGCGATGGAGCCATTGCAGTCAGCTCTGAATATTCGTGGGGATGATCTCCACTCTCTACATCTGCTGACTCTACTGCTCAGTGCCCAGAAACACTACCAACACGCCCTTGATACGCTTAAACTCACCATTAACCAGCACCCGGACAACTTTAa TCTTCTCTTCACCAAAGTGAAGCTGGAGGAGGTTTTGTTCGGACCCGCTGCAGCGTTACAGACCTGTGCAGAAATGCTGCAGCTGTGGCAGAGCCGCTATGATCTGACCCGCCTCAG TGAGGAGGATGACACTAGCAGCATACCTCCTGATCCCGGGCCGCTGAGCAAGAAACCCAGTGGCCTCCATCTCACGCTCCCAGACTTCCAGGAGACAGAGACCG GGTCTCACAGCGCCCCGTCTCTAGCTGTGTCCCGTCTGGAGCAGGCCATGTCAGAGGTGTCGGCCATCAGCTCCGCCCACAGACACGGCCCCGCCTACATCTGGACAACCCTGGAACGCATCTGGCTGCAAGCAG GAGAGTTGTTCATGGCTGACGGGCGGATGAAGGAAGCTCAGTTCTGTGTGCAGGAGGCAGGAACTCTCTTCCCCGCCTCACACTCAGTGCTGCTGCTCAAGGGCCGCGTGGCCGAGCTCAGGGCCAACGACACGGAGGCCAAGAGCCTGTATGATGAAGCTCTCGCCATCAACCCCAGAGGACACCAGATACTGCTGCAGCTG